The Candidatus Manganitrophus noduliformans genome window below encodes:
- a CDS encoding sce7726 family protein yields MYSSSTLTSDQLIRTALKESLRNIHKDDHQAKIIEELGVTHGAARVDIAVINGSIHGYELKSDIDTLYRLPSQMRYYNSVFDRITLVVGKSHLHEAIKIVPEWWGITIAKIIPSGEVLFCNIREAEQNPYQTNFAVATLLWRNEALNILEESGRAKGVRSKARKVIYERLAEALDKRTLKSKVTEYLCARANWRSEILCTPDGD; encoded by the coding sequence ATGTATTCTAGTTCCACACTCACAAGTGACCAACTGATCCGTACGGCTTTAAAAGAAAGCCTAAGGAACATTCATAAAGACGATCATCAAGCTAAGATAATTGAGGAGTTGGGTGTTACTCACGGTGCCGCCCGTGTTGATATTGCGGTGATTAATGGCTCAATTCATGGTTATGAATTAAAAAGCGACATAGATACTTTGTATCGTTTACCGAGCCAGATGCGTTATTACAATTCAGTTTTTGACCGGATTACGTTAGTAGTGGGGAAAAGCCACCTTCATGAGGCGATTAAAATTGTCCCTGAATGGTGGGGTATAACAATCGCCAAAATTATCCCCTCGGGTGAGGTCCTATTCTGCAATATACGTGAAGCAGAACAGAATCCTTATCAGACTAACTTTGCCGTTGCTACATTGTTGTGGCGAAATGAGGCGCTTAATATCTTGGAAGAAAGCGGCCGAGCAAAAGGAGTACGCTCAAAAGCACGAAAAGTAATATATGAGAGATTGGCTGAAGCATTAGACAAACGGACCTTAAAATCCAAAGTAACTGAGTATTTATGTGCTAGGGCAAATTGGCGATCTGAGATATTGTGCACACCAGATGGTGATTAA